The following proteins are encoded in a genomic region of Sebastes fasciatus isolate fSebFas1 chromosome 12, fSebFas1.pri, whole genome shotgun sequence:
- the LOC141778961 gene encoding angiogenin-2-like: MASLRAFVTLSICLLLAHQTFGKNDAPCQRSKWNNGYDTFIKRHIRSGTPDTLDQNLWEAYIKNNGGCDRPTQSFLHLRDLDRVKAVCTNQGGAVYKENLCISRQPFNFVTVRSVPGTCGIKSVREETKHLILACEELSNQCLPVHFEGNSDNSKPNNNARGCQDPDTKADAPSFKMTWLWLLPALLLLIIYGHQH, from the coding sequence ATGGCTTCCCTCAGGGCTTTTGTCactctgtccatctgtctcctGCTGGCTCATCAGACGTTTGGTAAAAACGACGCTCCCTGCCAGCGCTCCAAATGGAACAACGGCTACGACACCTTCATCAAACGCCACATTCGCTCCGGTACTCCAGATACTCTGGACCAGAACCTGTGGGAGGCGTACATCAAGAACAACGGGGGCTGTGACAGACCCACCCAGTCCTTTCTGCACCTACGCGACCTTGACAGGGTGAAGGCCGTGTGCACGAACCAGGGGGGGGCGGTGTACAAGGAAAACCTGTGCATCAGCCGGCAGCCCTTCAATTTTGTCACGGTGAGAAGTGTACCGGGGACTTGCGGGATCAAGAGTGTCCGAGAGGAAACCAAACATCTGATCCTGGCCTGTGAGGAGCTGAGCAACCAGTGCCTGCCTGTCCATTTTGAGGGAAACTCTGACAACTCAAAGCCAAATAACAACGCCAGAGGCTGCCAGGACCCAGACACTAAAGCTGATGCTCCCAGCTTTAAAATGACGTGGCTCTGGTTGTTacctgctcttcttcttctcattaTTTATGGCCATCAACATTAA